From the genome of Deinococcus sp. JMULE3, one region includes:
- a CDS encoding triacylglycerol lipase — protein sequence MTASRLPLTLLLAVTSLLSACRSDPATPTAQAGTHLSVTSTPTPTEAIAAPKLTDLAATYPGGTQPRTLALDKSVPLILIHGVGGWGRDEGLGLRYWGGLLDVQADLRAQGYTVYTASLGPVSSNWDRAAELFAQIKGGCVDYGAAHAQTQGHAQKDTKKCYAGVYPAWDAAHPVNLLGHSMGGQTARLLVKLLDDGDAANRASGGLFSGGRAGWVRNVMTVSTPNSGSPAADTLQDAIPMFKNLILAFAASVGSIDPENFVYDFDLGQWGLSRAAGEGFSAYNNRVFNSGIWNSRDQAAYDLSVDGSAALNTYVGRSRTTKYFSWETNATSRGLVTGWQYPNLTMNAVLSPIAYPYAWPLKPGLGNISGRSPGGIGYDSSWWANDGIVPNRSMNAPLGQSSAAYTGQLTAPGGWYRLGRVDGYDHIDITGNLSFRDVKAFYRNQAAFLAGQ from the coding sequence ATGACCGCATCCCGCCTTCCCCTCACGCTGCTCCTTGCCGTCACCAGCCTTCTGTCCGCGTGCCGCAGCGACCCCGCCACGCCCACCGCACAGGCGGGCACGCACCTGAGTGTCACCTCGACCCCCACCCCGACCGAGGCGATCGCCGCGCCGAAACTCACCGATCTGGCCGCCACTTACCCCGGCGGCACGCAGCCCCGCACGCTGGCACTCGATAAGAGCGTCCCGCTGATCCTCATTCACGGCGTGGGCGGCTGGGGCCGCGACGAGGGCCTGGGCCTGCGCTACTGGGGCGGACTGCTGGACGTGCAGGCCGACCTGCGCGCCCAGGGATACACCGTGTACACCGCCAGCCTGGGGCCGGTCAGCAGCAACTGGGACCGCGCGGCGGAATTGTTCGCGCAGATCAAGGGCGGCTGCGTGGATTACGGCGCGGCGCACGCCCAGACGCAGGGGCACGCGCAGAAGGACACGAAGAAATGCTACGCGGGCGTCTATCCCGCCTGGGACGCCGCGCACCCCGTGAACCTGCTGGGGCACTCCATGGGGGGGCAGACCGCGCGGCTGCTCGTGAAACTGCTGGATGACGGGGACGCCGCCAACCGCGCCAGCGGCGGCCTGTTCAGCGGGGGGCGCGCCGGATGGGTCCGGAACGTCATGACCGTCAGCACGCCCAACAGCGGCTCCCCGGCGGCGGACACCCTGCAGGACGCGATTCCCATGTTCAAGAACCTGATCCTGGCGTTCGCCGCCAGCGTCGGCAGTATCGACCCGGAGAACTTCGTGTACGACTTCGACCTGGGCCAGTGGGGCCTGAGCCGCGCGGCGGGCGAGGGCTTCAGCGCGTACAACAACCGGGTCTTCAACTCCGGCATCTGGAACAGCCGTGATCAGGCGGCGTACGACCTGAGCGTGGACGGCTCCGCCGCACTAAATACTTACGTGGGCCGCAGCCGCACCACGAAGTACTTCTCCTGGGAGACGAACGCCACCAGCCGGGGCCTCGTCACGGGCTGGCAATACCCGAACCTGACCATGAACGCCGTCCTCTCCCCCATCGCGTACCCGTACGCGTGGCCGCTCAAGCCGGGCCTGGGGAACATCAGCGGCCGCAGCCCCGGCGGGATCGGGTACGACAGCTCCTGGTGGGCGAACGACGGCATCGTCCCGAACCGCTCCATGAACGCCCCGCTGGGCCAGAGCAGCGCCGCGTACACCGGGCAGCTCACCGCGCCCGGAGGCTGGTACCGCCTGGGCCGCGTGGACGGGTACGACCACATCGACATCACCGGGAACCTGTCCTTCCGGGACGTGAAGGCCTTCTACCGCAATCAGGCGGCGTTCCTGGCCGGCCAGTAA
- the nadB gene encoding L-aspartate oxidase yields the protein MLETELLVVGGGVAGAYATLTARSYGADVILACKTPLVGGSTRWAQGGIAAPLAEGDEDAHAQDTVKAGRGLCEPEAVQAFVRDARSHVETLRDLGVTFSPHATLEGGHSRARIRHQADATGHAISVALAEALQAGRSPALRVLEHAFVRNLRVSGGAVVGADLLTPDGPVRVRAGAVLLATGGFGRLYPVTTAPPEGTGDGLGLAWQAGAALRDLEFVQFHPTAVVRSGAAHLVTEAARGEGGRLLNARGERFMERYDPALELAPRDVVARAIAAEIAATGRVDLDLRHLGAAFVRSRFPTVTASLVPLGLDLGADLIPVQPAVHYTMGGVQTDVQGRSTVPGLYAAGEVASSGLHGANRLASNSLSEGLVFGARAARAALAALKAVPARSEGLHAPLVDPACLPDLRAVVAGAAGLRRDAAGLRAALDGWQWPGTTAESRESLEAGHLALIGERLLRAALMREESRGGHHRTDFPREAASAVHSVQSRALGGGVARVPVGVPETRAAVLGSSA from the coding sequence ATGCTGGAAACGGAGCTGCTCGTGGTGGGCGGCGGGGTGGCCGGGGCGTACGCGACCCTCACGGCGCGCAGTTACGGCGCGGACGTCATCCTGGCCTGCAAGACGCCGCTGGTGGGCGGCTCGACCCGCTGGGCGCAGGGCGGGATCGCCGCGCCGCTGGCGGAGGGCGACGAGGACGCGCACGCGCAGGACACCGTGAAGGCCGGGCGGGGCCTGTGCGAGCCGGAGGCGGTGCAGGCGTTCGTGCGCGACGCCCGCTCGCACGTGGAGACCCTGCGGGACCTGGGCGTGACGTTCAGTCCGCACGCCACGCTGGAGGGCGGGCACAGCCGCGCGCGCATCCGGCATCAGGCGGACGCGACCGGGCACGCGATCAGCGTGGCCCTCGCCGAGGCCCTGCAGGCGGGCCGCAGTCCGGCGCTGCGGGTGCTGGAGCACGCGTTCGTGCGGAACCTGCGCGTGTCGGGCGGCGCGGTGGTGGGCGCGGACCTGCTCACGCCGGACGGCCCGGTGCGGGTGCGGGCGGGGGCGGTGCTGCTCGCCACCGGGGGGTTCGGGCGGCTGTACCCGGTGACGACCGCACCGCCGGAGGGCACCGGGGACGGGCTGGGGTTGGCGTGGCAGGCGGGCGCGGCGCTGCGGGACCTGGAGTTCGTGCAGTTCCACCCGACCGCCGTGGTCCGTAGCGGCGCGGCGCACCTGGTCACCGAGGCCGCGCGGGGTGAGGGGGGCCGCCTGCTGAACGCGCGCGGCGAGCGCTTCATGGAACGGTACGACCCGGCGCTGGAACTCGCGCCGCGGGACGTGGTGGCCCGCGCGATCGCCGCGGAGATCGCCGCGACGGGCCGCGTGGATCTGGACCTGCGGCACCTGGGCGCGGCGTTCGTGCGCTCGCGCTTCCCGACCGTGACGGCGTCCCTGGTCCCGCTGGGCCTGGACCTGGGCGCGGACCTGATCCCGGTGCAGCCCGCCGTGCACTACACGATGGGCGGCGTGCAGACGGACGTGCAGGGCCGCTCGACCGTGCCCGGCCTGTACGCGGCCGGTGAGGTCGCGTCCAGTGGCCTGCACGGCGCGAACCGGCTGGCGAGCAACAGCCTCTCGGAGGGGCTGGTGTTCGGCGCGCGGGCGGCCCGCGCGGCCCTGGCCGCCCTGAAGGCTGTGCCCGCCCGCTCGGAGGGCCTGCACGCGCCACTGGTGGACCCGGCCTGCCTGCCGGACCTGCGCGCGGTGGTGGCGGGCGCGGCGGGCCTGCGCCGGGACGCGGCGGGCCTGCGCGCAGCGCTGGACGGCTGGCAGTGGCCGGGCACGACCGCCGAGTCCCGCGAGAGCCTGGAGGCGGGGCACCTCGCCCTGATCGGCGAGCGGCTGCTGCGCGCCGCGCTGATGCGGGAGGAGTCGCGCGGTGGGCATCACCGCACGGACTTCCCGCGTGAGGCGGCCTCGGCCGTGCAT
- a CDS encoding two-component system response regulator: MPHFLPTDPPSRLPLIVVLDDDPHECTLVSTLIQECAPDCAVQAGPPSGATLRALTAPGGPRPDLILIEEDMPGRMGVDVLRTLRAAPGYADVPVVILGAAEAAGRADAALRAGASAYHVRPARLDEYRALLADLLRGVLPKQG, encoded by the coding sequence ATGCCGCACTTCCTGCCCACCGACCCTCCCAGCCGGCTGCCCCTGATCGTGGTGCTGGACGACGACCCGCACGAATGCACGCTGGTCAGCACCCTGATTCAGGAATGCGCGCCTGACTGCGCCGTGCAGGCCGGACCGCCCAGCGGGGCGACCCTGCGCGCCCTGACGGCCCCCGGCGGCCCGCGCCCGGACCTGATCCTCATCGAGGAGGACATGCCGGGCCGCATGGGCGTGGACGTCCTGCGGACCCTGCGGGCCGCGCCGGGCTACGCGGACGTTCCGGTCGTGATCCTCGGCGCGGCCGAGGCGGCAGGCCGCGCCGACGCCGCGCTGCGGGCCGGAGCGAGTGCGTACCACGTCCGGCCCGCCCGCCTGGACGAGTACCGCGCGCTGCTCGCCGACCTGCTGCGCGGCGTGCTGCCCAAGCAAGGCTGA
- a CDS encoding VOC family protein — MNVRLDHCVLHVSDWARSNEFYARVLGAEVIPRGQGFAYRFGAQQLNLHGPGLSPQPLARVPVAPGGSDLCFVWDGPVSGAAAHLGACGVPVELGPVARAGAQGNGLSVYFRDPDGSLLEFISYEQSSEQEGA; from the coding sequence GTGAACGTCCGGCTGGATCACTGCGTGCTGCACGTCTCGGACTGGGCGCGCTCGAACGAGTTCTACGCGAGGGTGCTGGGGGCCGAAGTTATCCCGCGCGGGCAGGGCTTCGCGTACCGCTTCGGGGCGCAGCAGCTGAACCTGCACGGGCCGGGCCTGAGTCCGCAGCCGCTGGCGCGGGTGCCGGTCGCGCCGGGTGGCAGTGACCTGTGCTTCGTGTGGGACGGCCCGGTCAGTGGGGCCGCCGCGCACCTGGGTGCGTGTGGCGTGCCGGTGGAACTGGGACCGGTGGCCCGCGCGGGCGCGCAGGGGAACGGCCTGAGCGTGTACTTCCGCGATCCGGACGGGTCGCTGCTGGAATTCATCAGTTACGAGCAGTCAAGCGAGCAAGAGGGGGCCTGA
- a CDS encoding TetR/AcrR family transcriptional regulator, with the protein MVPRNRSVRRTKAALQSALVDLLLEQQNLQTVTVQAICDRANISRSTFYLHFENKDEVLSSYLLQMIGRVHDALRAWTGSDDTRWTVYFAHIAHIAPILSSLSPDGGPHAILSRYERQFAVIMQDLVMPGRVPSHDPAVGYAAHYLSGGLLALTWWWVEEDRCATPAQEMSRRYHALCSGQLCP; encoded by the coding sequence ATGGTGCCCAGAAACCGCAGCGTCCGGCGAACCAAGGCGGCGCTTCAGTCCGCGCTGGTGGACCTCCTGCTTGAACAGCAGAACCTTCAGACTGTCACGGTGCAGGCCATCTGCGACCGCGCGAACATCAGCCGCTCGACCTTCTACCTGCACTTCGAGAACAAGGACGAGGTGCTCAGCAGTTACCTCCTACAGATGATCGGCCGCGTTCACGACGCCCTGCGCGCCTGGACCGGCTCGGACGACACCCGCTGGACCGTGTACTTCGCGCACATCGCGCACATCGCCCCGATCCTGAGTTCCCTCAGCCCGGACGGTGGCCCGCACGCCATCCTGTCCCGGTATGAACGGCAGTTTGCGGTGATCATGCAGGACCTCGTCATGCCGGGCCGCGTGCCCAGCCACGACCCGGCGGTCGGCTACGCCGCGCATTACCTCAGCGGCGGGCTGCTGGCCCTGACGTGGTGGTGGGTCGAGGAGGACCGCTGCGCCACGCCCGCCCAGGAGATGTCGCGCCGCTACCACGCGCTGTGCAGCGGGCAGCTCTGCCCGTAA
- a CDS encoding class I SAM-dependent methyltransferase: MTDSQVVNPARFLGRADAYAAARPGYPAALGQWLQEAGLLSGGVADIGAGTGRFTALLLSGGARVAAVEPNPEMRAHLETNLEGAVRAGGLSVHEGTSEATGLPGASAGLITAAQAAHWFDPARTVPEFRRVLRPGGRVLLVWNDWRAADSPFNRAYGEVVRAFTGDDPLRTRVLEDELPQHLPGGFTRHTFTHGHPLTREGLRALATSVSYLPNHGDVTYPALERALDAAFDVHATGGQVVLAYQTQAYLGRLD, encoded by the coding sequence ATGACCGACTCGCAGGTGGTGAATCCCGCGCGGTTCCTGGGCCGCGCCGACGCGTACGCCGCCGCCCGGCCCGGTTACCCCGCCGCGCTGGGACAGTGGTTGCAGGAGGCCGGGCTGCTGTCGGGCGGCGTGGCGGACATCGGTGCGGGCACCGGGCGGTTCACGGCGCTGCTGCTCTCGGGCGGGGCGCGCGTGGCGGCGGTGGAACCCAACCCGGAGATGCGCGCCCACCTCGAAACCAACCTGGAGGGTGCCGTCCGCGCCGGGGGGCTGAGCGTCCACGAGGGTACGTCCGAGGCCACCGGGCTGCCGGGCGCCAGCGCCGGGCTGATCACGGCGGCGCAGGCCGCGCACTGGTTCGACCCGGCCCGCACCGTCCCGGAATTCCGGCGGGTGCTGCGGCCCGGCGGGCGCGTGCTGCTCGTGTGGAACGACTGGCGCGCGGCGGACAGCCCCTTCAACCGCGCGTACGGCGAGGTCGTCCGGGCCTTCACCGGGGACGACCCGCTGCGGACCCGCGTGCTGGAGGACGAACTGCCCCAGCACCTCCCCGGCGGGTTCACGCGGCACACCTTCACGCACGGGCACCCCCTGACGCGCGAGGGCCTGCGCGCCCTGGCGACCAGCGTCAGCTACCTGCCGAACCACGGCGACGTGACCTACCCGGCGCTGGAGCGGGCGCTGGACGCCGCCTTCGACGTGCACGCCACCGGAGGTCAGGTCGTGCTGGCGTACCAGACGCAGGCGTACCTGGGGCGACTGGACTGA
- a CDS encoding 3-isopropylmalate dehydratase large subunit, producing MTNPTPRPQTMAEKILSRRGTQVVYAGDLAVVEVDQVMVVDSIAQSFIQRMGQDLNATPKYPERVSIVIDHVAPASTVSVAQAQKEAREYAAQTGVRLFDVGRGICHQVLMEEGLARPGWIVLGSDSHSTTYGAVAAFGSGMGATDIALAAASGKTWLKVPDSVKVTFTGDLRPGVTAKDVALEMIRRLGADGATYQSIEMHAGDRFTRGERMTLANLCVEAGAKAGLVVPGGEILTAYGYDIPEWVYPDEGATYVQSIEIDLATLNPRMSAPSEVDNVFDVADLREQLRDQHVDQVFIGTCTNGRIEDLHAAADVLRGRRVAPGTRLLVIPASSQVMEDAMADGTLLTLQRAGAVLGTPGCGPCMGRHQGVLAPGEVCVSTSNRNFIGRMGDKDARIYLASPAVAAATAVMGRVALPEDVLATSVPA from the coding sequence ATGACGAACCCCACCCCCCGCCCGCAGACCATGGCGGAAAAGATCCTCTCCCGGCGCGGCACGCAGGTCGTGTACGCCGGTGACCTCGCGGTCGTCGAGGTCGATCAGGTCATGGTCGTGGACTCCATCGCCCAGAGCTTCATCCAGCGCATGGGGCAGGACCTGAACGCCACCCCCAAATACCCCGAGCGGGTCAGCATCGTGATCGACCACGTCGCCCCGGCCAGTACCGTCAGCGTGGCGCAGGCGCAGAAGGAAGCGCGCGAGTACGCCGCGCAGACCGGCGTGCGCCTCTTCGACGTGGGGCGCGGCATCTGCCATCAGGTCCTGATGGAGGAGGGCCTGGCCCGCCCCGGCTGGATCGTGCTGGGCAGCGACAGCCACAGCACCACCTACGGCGCGGTCGCCGCGTTCGGCAGCGGCATGGGCGCCACCGACATCGCCCTGGCCGCCGCCAGCGGCAAGACGTGGCTGAAGGTCCCTGACAGCGTGAAAGTCACCTTCACGGGCGACCTGCGGCCCGGCGTGACCGCCAAGGACGTCGCGCTGGAGATGATCCGCCGCCTCGGCGCGGACGGAGCGACGTACCAGAGCATCGAGATGCACGCCGGGGACCGCTTCACGCGCGGCGAACGCATGACCCTCGCCAACCTCTGCGTCGAGGCCGGCGCGAAGGCCGGACTGGTCGTCCCCGGCGGCGAGATCCTCACCGCGTACGGGTACGACATTCCCGAATGGGTCTACCCTGACGAGGGCGCCACGTACGTGCAGAGCATCGAGATCGACCTTGCCACCCTGAACCCCCGCATGAGTGCGCCCAGCGAGGTGGACAACGTGTTCGACGTGGCCGACCTGCGCGAGCAGCTGCGCGACCAGCACGTGGATCAGGTATTCATCGGCACCTGCACCAACGGACGCATCGAGGACCTGCACGCCGCCGCCGACGTCCTGCGCGGACGGCGCGTCGCGCCGGGCACGCGCCTCCTCGTGATTCCGGCCAGCAGTCAGGTCATGGAGGACGCCATGGCCGACGGCACGTTGTTGACCCTGCAACGCGCCGGAGCGGTCCTGGGCACGCCCGGCTGCGGGCCGTGCATGGGCCGCCACCAGGGCGTGCTCGCCCCCGGCGAGGTCTGCGTCAGCACCAGCAACCGCAACTTCATCGGGCGGATGGGCGACAAGGACGCCCGCATCTACCTCGCGTCGCCCGCCGTGGCCGCCGCGACCGCCGTCATGGGCCGCGTCGCGCTGCCCGAAGACGTGCTCGCCACCTCGGTACCCGCGTGA
- a CDS encoding inorganic pyrophosphatase, translated as MTDANFWAVLDTLMADAEVVVEQPVGSAHPRFPDTCYPLDYGSLRGTTSGNSAEIDVFLGHPDARAVTGVVATVDARKRDTELKLLLGCTPEQMQAVQAFLSWPGSFGCVVLSTPVPA; from the coding sequence GTGACCGACGCGAACTTCTGGGCGGTCCTCGACACTCTCATGGCGGACGCCGAGGTGGTCGTCGAGCAGCCCGTCGGGTCGGCCCACCCGCGCTTCCCGGACACCTGCTATCCCCTCGACTACGGGTCGCTGCGCGGCACGACTTCCGGTAACAGCGCGGAGATCGACGTGTTTCTGGGACATCCGGACGCCCGCGCCGTGACGGGCGTGGTCGCCACCGTGGACGCCCGCAAGCGCGACACGGAACTCAAACTGCTGCTGGGCTGCACGCCCGAGCAGATGCAGGCGGTGCAGGCGTTCCTGTCCTGGCCGGGCTCGTTCGGCTGCGTGGTGCTGTCCACCCCGGTGCCCGCGTGA